Proteins co-encoded in one Methylomonas albis genomic window:
- a CDS encoding SURF1 family protein has translation MIKFSTWGIEFRCSLLALSGYLLLFGLLCSLGFWQLGRGEQKTVLLAQQQAAANAEALDLGRQTEIDKDVLRYRPVLVTGHYDVSHQVLVDNQILNGKPGYLVLTPFLPDGGMPSILVNRGWVALGASREVLPDIGISVAAQQVQGRINHFPEPGIKLKGAEIPGETWPVRVQIVDSKLLADKLGYALADYQIELDPAQPEGYQRQWKIAVAIPPEKHRAYAVQWFGLALTLTALFIWISSRKIHRGKSI, from the coding sequence ATGATCAAATTTAGTACGTGGGGTATCGAATTTCGCTGTTCGTTACTGGCATTGAGCGGATATTTGCTGTTATTCGGCTTATTGTGCAGCTTGGGATTTTGGCAGTTGGGACGCGGCGAACAGAAGACGGTTTTACTGGCGCAGCAACAAGCGGCTGCCAATGCTGAGGCCTTGGATTTGGGCCGGCAAACCGAAATCGATAAAGATGTTTTACGTTATCGACCCGTTTTAGTGACTGGTCATTACGATGTCAGTCATCAGGTTTTGGTTGATAACCAGATTCTAAACGGCAAACCCGGTTATCTGGTATTGACACCGTTTTTGCCCGATGGCGGCATGCCTAGCATATTAGTTAACCGCGGCTGGGTCGCGTTGGGTGCCTCGCGTGAAGTGTTGCCGGATATCGGTATCAGCGTGGCCGCCCAGCAAGTGCAGGGCAGAATCAACCATTTTCCCGAGCCTGGTATCAAATTAAAGGGGGCGGAAATTCCTGGAGAAACTTGGCCGGTCAGAGTGCAAATTGTCGATAGCAAGCTCTTGGCAGACAAACTGGGCTACGCCTTGGCCGATTATCAGATTGAACTGGATCCGGCTCAGCCCGAGGGCTATCAGCGGCAATGGAAGATTGCTGTCGCAATCCCGCCTGAAAAACATAGGGCCTATGCAGTACAATGGTTTGGATTGGCGCTGACCTTAACAGCCCTATTTATTTGGATCAGTAGTCGAAAAATACACCGTGGAAAATCAATTTAA
- a CDS encoding twin transmembrane helix small protein, which translates to MLIKTLTIVAFLAIVISLGSALFHIVRHKEDKDSAKTAKALTMRIGLSLALFILLFIAYASGMIQPHGIGARMHANQNQPTATSNP; encoded by the coding sequence ATGCTCATCAAAACGCTCACTATCGTCGCATTCCTGGCCATCGTCATTAGTCTTGGTTCCGCGCTGTTTCATATTGTCAGACACAAGGAAGACAAGGATTCCGCGAAAACCGCTAAGGCATTGACCATGCGCATCGGTCTTTCGCTGGCTTTGTTTATCCTCCTGTTCATCGCGTACGCCAGCGGCATGATTCAACCTCACGGCATTGGCGCGCGCATGCATGCCAATCAAAACCAGCCGACAGCAACCTCAAACCCTTAA